One stretch of Rhizobium rhizoryzae DNA includes these proteins:
- a CDS encoding CGNR zinc finger domain-containing protein: MSFSWTPHRFVGGALALDVANSVILRMDPARSLDRFAVPEQLASFANAACVLSAERERWAQLRPVQSGNEQTFLTFREAVDRYFRGLATANDAQLLLADLLDQGSKLLRSNPTAGSLEAETVHSALRLLSLPDPQRLKICGHCGWLFLDRSKNKSRFWCDMAVCGNRTKANRHYRRKKTGDTA, encoded by the coding sequence ATGAGCTTTTCCTGGACACCCCATCGTTTTGTCGGCGGCGCCTTGGCACTGGATGTTGCCAATAGCGTCATTCTGCGCATGGACCCCGCACGCAGCTTGGATCGCTTCGCCGTGCCGGAGCAATTGGCGAGTTTTGCGAATGCTGCTTGTGTTCTTTCCGCAGAGCGGGAACGCTGGGCGCAGTTGCGGCCGGTTCAATCCGGCAATGAGCAGACCTTTCTGACATTCCGCGAGGCAGTTGACCGCTATTTTCGCGGCCTCGCGACAGCGAACGATGCACAGCTTTTACTTGCCGATCTGCTGGATCAGGGATCAAAGCTTTTGCGCAGCAATCCCACCGCCGGCTCGCTGGAAGCGGAAACGGTTCATTCAGCCCTGCGGCTCCTCAGCCTTCCTGATCCGCAACGTCTGAAGATCTGCGGCCACTGCGGCTGGCTTTTCCTCGACCGCAGCAAGAACAAGAGCCGCTTCTGGTGCGACATGGCCGTCTGCGGCAATCGTACCAAGGCCAACCGCCATTATCGCCGCAAGAAGACTGGAGATACGGCATGA